From one bacterium genomic stretch:
- a CDS encoding HlyC/CorC family transporter: MDLLILVLLSLGLSAYFSAIEIAFTTFDAIIIGSWKKARKFGVRFSEFLSRVPERYLFTSLVGNNAVMVAYSSLLVIWSEREGVSEVWIVAVSPFVVLVFGEVIPKTLGLAFANPFVRYLSLPLFLFYWLFLPVRVLILPLEKLLRSRSGSAERAEHAYDVLFRREIDSVLSRASREGTVTDKESEILDRYLHAREVRARDIMTPRPALIALPATGSLQEALSLFAERKHGVLPVYDESIDNIIGFLHSKDFLEPRDSLRSYLRPAAFVPESKLLVELLEQFKTQRLSAAIVVDEHGGTDGIVTIKDLFRELVGPIRETEESSKSGTIKRLAEGKFLISALADLSDIAEATGWRPPDGDYATLSGLLAEYLGHIGKPGEQIDIKGVTIRILSATTRRVESCLVRIPDDFREES, translated from the coding sequence GTGGATCTCCTGATACTTGTTCTCTTGTCACTTGGTTTGAGCGCCTATTTTTCGGCCATCGAGATTGCATTCACGACATTCGATGCGATTATCATAGGGAGTTGGAAGAAGGCACGTAAATTCGGTGTTCGATTCTCAGAGTTTCTATCAAGGGTACCGGAACGTTACCTCTTTACTTCACTCGTTGGTAATAACGCGGTCATGGTGGCCTATTCGTCGCTGCTTGTGATCTGGTCAGAGCGTGAGGGAGTTTCTGAAGTCTGGATAGTCGCAGTCTCGCCGTTTGTGGTCTTGGTTTTTGGAGAAGTTATACCGAAAACACTGGGACTTGCGTTCGCGAATCCGTTCGTAAGGTACCTGTCCTTGCCACTGTTCCTATTCTATTGGCTTTTTCTCCCCGTCAGGGTATTGATTCTTCCGTTGGAAAAGCTGCTGCGAAGTCGATCCGGATCTGCTGAACGTGCGGAACACGCGTACGACGTCCTGTTTCGACGAGAAATCGACTCAGTCTTGTCTCGTGCGAGCAGAGAAGGCACTGTCACGGATAAGGAGTCGGAGATTCTCGACCGCTACCTGCATGCGCGCGAGGTACGTGCCCGAGACATCATGACACCACGCCCCGCACTTATTGCATTACCTGCCACAGGATCACTGCAGGAAGCATTAAGTCTATTTGCAGAGCGGAAACATGGCGTATTGCCGGTCTATGATGAGTCTATCGATAACATCATAGGATTTCTTCATTCAAAGGACTTTCTTGAACCCAGGGACTCCCTCAGAAGTTATCTCCGGCCTGCGGCTTTTGTGCCTGAATCCAAATTGCTGGTCGAACTACTTGAGCAGTTCAAGACTCAGCGTCTATCAGCCGCAATCGTCGTTGACGAGCATGGCGGTACAGATGGAATTGTCACCATTAAGGATCTATTTCGTGAACTTGTGGGACCTATCCGTGAGACTGAAGAATCCTCAAAATCCGGGACAATTAAGAGACTTGCGGAAGGAAAATTCCTGATTTCAGCTCTGGCTGACCTCTCTGATATTGCTGAAGCGACTGGCTGGAGGCCTCCTGATGGAGACTATGCGACGTTGTCCGGACTGCTGGCCGAGTATCTTGGTCACATCGGGAAACCGGGAGAACAGATTGATATAAAAGGAGTTACGATAAGAATCCTGAGTGCGACAACAAGAAGAGTTGAGAGTT
- a CDS encoding YigZ family protein, with amino-acid sequence MLSEDFWTLSGPGTAQTRVLGSRFIGRAFPLDDEVNINVALEAVKKLYHDASHHCWASIERKDQNLIQMQSDAGEPKGTAGQPILLEIRRHNLENCGVIVTRWFGGTKLGTGGLVRAYSECASLALDAAPRVLKKTGISVEVEADYELQKLVYQLAMKFFAFVEHDPDGNGKKLRVRLRRKQADEFISVLHEQSSGKLIGRAGSSWIS; translated from the coding sequence ATGCTGTCCGAAGATTTCTGGACTCTTTCGGGGCCCGGCACCGCGCAAACGAGGGTGCTGGGCTCCCGCTTCATCGGCAGGGCGTTCCCGCTCGACGATGAGGTCAACATTAACGTTGCACTTGAAGCGGTAAAGAAGCTCTATCATGATGCTTCTCACCACTGCTGGGCGAGTATAGAGCGGAAGGACCAGAATCTAATTCAGATGCAAAGCGATGCAGGAGAGCCTAAAGGTACCGCCGGTCAGCCAATACTTCTTGAAATCCGACGACACAACCTCGAAAACTGTGGCGTGATTGTGACTAGGTGGTTTGGAGGAACGAAGCTTGGCACCGGTGGCCTGGTAAGAGCCTATAGTGAGTGCGCTTCGCTCGCGCTTGATGCGGCACCGCGTGTGCTGAAGAAAACGGGTATTTCTGTTGAAGTCGAAGCTGATTATGAATTACAGAAACTCGTCTATCAGCTTGCTATGAAATTCTTTGCGTTCGTCGAACATGACCCGGACGGAAATGGAAAGAAGCTTCGAGTCAGACTGCGAAGGAAACAGGCTGATGAGTTCATTTCCGTCTTGCATGAGCAATCTTCAGGGAAGTTGATAGGCCGGGCAGGCTCCTCGTGGATCTCCTGA